In one window of Oncorhynchus gorbuscha isolate QuinsamMale2020 ecotype Even-year linkage group LG23, OgorEven_v1.0, whole genome shotgun sequence DNA:
- the LOC124011365 gene encoding histone-lysine N-methyltransferase PRDM9-like isoform X3: MSSSDEDDFHDLKTYFSKMEWTHLVKCEKVRYRNLKRNHLAMLTIGLNSPVPAFMRRSRPKLLNTVPLFAPSDSEEDEWTPRLERCPPASRSFRCPTRRPAASQGVPQPDKPATPATLTPPSGEEAGPSNMGTEPAQPLMEELTEEEVAFLRDGSPADTHSGVQEGLGATEGQSEATPSTSGGEAGSSTKQGACLLHPKPSTSGLSKREWLERQKAELNTYKRSRNLRDRPRITYTEEEVPKDDHYLYCEDCKSFFMEECGVHGPPLFVPDIPAPLGTSDRARLTLPSGLEIRTSSIPEAGLGVFNHGNTVPAGTHYGPYEGDITDKEQAMESGYSWVINKSRHWDDYIDAGRDTHSNWMRYVNCARGEEEQNLVSFQYRGGILYRCCKPIAVGEELLVWYGEEYARDLGIVFDYLWDKKSSAKDVNAESSQVQIFSCSGCPFSFTSQIFLHKHIKRSHHDEYVRLLRSGEIRSENLMSSSNSTQHHGTTSSSSNPAPTRKQSKMDKPRSNHCSQCGKRFSQSGDLKTHQRTHTGAKPFHCSQCGKSFTRGDSLRTHQLTHTGEKPFHCSQCGKSFTTGGSLRTHQLTHTGEKPFHCSQCGKSFSQSGHLKGHQRTHTGEKPFHCSQCGKSFSQSGHLKGHQRTHTGEKPFHCSQCGKSFSQSGDLKTHQLTHTGEKPFHCSQCGKRFSTGGNLRTHQRTHTGEKLFHCSQCGKRFTTGGNLRTHQRTHTGEKLFHCSQCGKSFTTGDSLRTHQRTHTGEKPFHCSQCGKSFSQSGHLKGHQCCKKSKEVEL; this comes from the exons ATGAGTTCTTCGGATGAG GATGATTTCCATGATTTGAAGACCTATTTCTCAAAGATGGAATGGACCCATCTAGTGAAATGTGAGAAAGTGCGGTACAGAAACTTGAAGAGGAACCACCTGGCTATGCTTACTATAG GGCTGAACTCCCCAGTACCTGCGTTTATGAGGAGAAGCAGGCCTAAATTGTTGAACACTGTTCCGCTTTTTGCACCCAGCGACTCAGAGGAGGATGAGTGGACCCCTCGACTGGAGAGATGCCCACCAG CATCCCGGAGCTTCCGATGCCCAACCAGGAGACCAGCAGCATCTCAGGGAGTCCCTCAGCCTGACAAACCAGCCACACCTGCTACACTTACG CCCCCCAGTGGCGAGGAGGCAGGACCCAGTAATATGGGGACAGAACCCGCCCAGCCATTAATGGAGGAGCTGACAGAAGAAGAAGTGGCCTTCCTCAGAGACGGCAGCCCAGCAGACACCCACagtggagtacaggaggggctagGAGCCACG GAGGGTCAGAGTGAAGCGACCCCCAGCAccagtggaggggaggcagggagttCCACAAAGCAAGGGGCTTGTTTGTTGCACCCCAAACCATCAACCTCAG GCCTGTCTAAGAGAGAGTGGCTGGAAAGGCAGAAAGCAGAGCTGAACACATACAAGCGCAGCAGAAATCTGAGAGACAGACCAAGAATCACTTACACAGAGGAGGAGGTCCCCAAAGATGATCACTACCTCT actGTGAGGACTGCAAGTCTTTCTTCATGGAGGAGTGTGGGGTCCATGGTCCTCCCCTCTTCGTCCCGGACATCCCTGCCCCTCTAGGAACCTCTGACAGGGCCAGACTCACCCTCCCGTCCGGCCTGGAGATCAGGACATCAAGCATCCCTGAAGCAGGACTGGGGGTGTTCAACCATGGAAACACTGTGCCTGCAGGAACCCACTATGGACCTTATGAAGGAGATATCACAGACAAGGAACAAGCCATGGAGAGTGGCTACTCCTGGGTG ATCAACAAGAGCAGACACTGGGACGACTACATCGATGCTGGGAGAGACACTCACTCCAACTGGATGAG gTATGTGAACTGTGCTCGTGGTGAAGAAGAGCAGAATCTGGTGTCCTTCCAGTACAGAGGAGGGATTCTGTACCGCTGCTGTAAGCCCATAGCTGTTGGAGAGGAGCTGTTGGTTTGGTACGGAGAGGAGTACGCCAGAGACCTGGGCATTGTCTTCGACTACCTCTGGGACAAAAAGAGCTCTGCTAAAG ATGTGAACGCTGAGTCGTCCCAGGTCCAGATCTTCTCGTGCTCTGGCTGTCCGTTCTCCTTCACCTCTCAGATCTTCCTCCACAAGCACATAAAGAGAAGTCACCATGATGAGTATGTCAGACTGTTGAGGAGTGGAgagatcagatcagagaatctcaTGTCCTCCAGCAACTCAACACAGCACCATGGAACCACCTCAAGTTCCTCCAACCCAGCTCCCACCAGGAAACAGAGCAAGATGGACAAGCCACGATCAAaccactgctctcagtgtgggaagcgtttcagtcagtcaggagaCTTAAAGACACACCAGCGCACTCACACAGGAGCGAAGCCGTTtcactgctctcagtgtgggaagagtttcactagaggggatagtctcAGAACACACCAGctcactcacacaggagagaagccgtttcactgctctcagtgtgggaagagtttcactaCAGGGGGTAGTCTCAGAACACACCAGctcactcacacaggagagaagccgtttcactgctctcagtgtgggaagagtttcagtcAGTCAGGACATCTAAAGGGACACCAGCgcactcacacaggagagaagccgtttcactgctctcagtgtgggaagagtttcagtcAGTCAGGACATCTAAAGGGACACCAGCgcactcacacaggagagaagccgtttcactgctctcagtgtgggaagagtttcagtcagtcaggagaCTTAAAGACACACCAGctcactcacacaggagagaagccgtttcactgctctcagtgtgggaaGCGTTTCAGTACAGGGGGTAATCTCAGAACACACCAGCgcactcacacaggagagaagctgttccactgctctcagtgtgggaaGCGTTTCACTACAGGGGGTAATCTCAGAACACACCAGCgcactcacacaggagagaagctgttccactgctctcagtgtgggaagagtttcactaCAGGGGATAGTCTCAGAACACACCAGCgcactcacacaggagagaagccgtttcactgctctcagtgtgggaagagtttcagtcAGTCAGGACATCTAAAGGGACACCAGTGTTGTAAAAAGAGTAAAGAAGTGGAACTTTAG
- the LOC124011365 gene encoding histone-lysine N-methyltransferase PRDM9-like isoform X2, translating into MSSSDEDDFHDLKTYFSKMEWTHLVKCEKVRYRNLKRNHLAMLTIGLNSPVPAFMRRSRPKLLNTVPLFAPSDSEEDEWTPRLERCPPASRSFRCPTRRPAASQGVPQPDKPATPATLTQPPSGEEAGPSNMGTEPAQPLMEELTEEEVAFLRDGSPADTHSGVQEGLGATEGQSEATPSTSGGEAGSSTKQGACLLHPKPSTSGLSKREWLERQKAELNTYKRSRNLRDRPRITYTEEEVPKDDHYLYCEDCKSFFMEECGVHGPPLFVPDIPAPLGTSDRARLTLPSGLEIRTSSIPEAGLGVFNHGNTVPAGTHYGPYEGDITDKEQAMESGYSWVINKSRHWDDYIDAGRDTHSNWMRYVNCARGEEEQNLVSFQYRGGILYRCCKPIAVGEELLVWYGEEYARDLGIVFDYLWDKKSSAKDVNAESSQVQIFSCSGCPFSFTSQIFLHKHIKRSHHDEYVRLLRSGEIRSENLMSSSNSTQHHGTTSSSSNPAPTRKQSKMDKPRSNHCSQCGKRFSQSGDLKTHQRTHTGAKPFHCSQCGKSFTRGDSLRTHQLTHTGEKPFHCSQCGKSFTTGGSLRTHQLTHTGEKPFHCSQCGKSFSQSGHLKGHQRTHTGEKPFHCSQCGKSFSQSGHLKGHQRTHTGEKPFHCSQCGKSFSQSGDLKTHQLTHTGEKPFHCSQCGKRFSTGGNLRTHQRTHTGEKLFHCSQCGKRFTTGGNLRTHQRTHTGEKLFHCSQCGKSFTTGDSLRTHQRTHTGEKPFHCSQCGKSFSQSGHLKGHQCCKKSKEVEL; encoded by the exons ATGAGTTCTTCGGATGAG GATGATTTCCATGATTTGAAGACCTATTTCTCAAAGATGGAATGGACCCATCTAGTGAAATGTGAGAAAGTGCGGTACAGAAACTTGAAGAGGAACCACCTGGCTATGCTTACTATAG GGCTGAACTCCCCAGTACCTGCGTTTATGAGGAGAAGCAGGCCTAAATTGTTGAACACTGTTCCGCTTTTTGCACCCAGCGACTCAGAGGAGGATGAGTGGACCCCTCGACTGGAGAGATGCCCACCAG CATCCCGGAGCTTCCGATGCCCAACCAGGAGACCAGCAGCATCTCAGGGAGTCCCTCAGCCTGACAAACCAGCCACACCTGCTACACTTACG CAGCCCCCCAGTGGCGAGGAGGCAGGACCCAGTAATATGGGGACAGAACCCGCCCAGCCATTAATGGAGGAGCTGACAGAAGAAGAAGTGGCCTTCCTCAGAGACGGCAGCCCAGCAGACACCCACagtggagtacaggaggggctagGAGCCACG GAGGGTCAGAGTGAAGCGACCCCCAGCAccagtggaggggaggcagggagttCCACAAAGCAAGGGGCTTGTTTGTTGCACCCCAAACCATCAACCTCAG GCCTGTCTAAGAGAGAGTGGCTGGAAAGGCAGAAAGCAGAGCTGAACACATACAAGCGCAGCAGAAATCTGAGAGACAGACCAAGAATCACTTACACAGAGGAGGAGGTCCCCAAAGATGATCACTACCTCT actGTGAGGACTGCAAGTCTTTCTTCATGGAGGAGTGTGGGGTCCATGGTCCTCCCCTCTTCGTCCCGGACATCCCTGCCCCTCTAGGAACCTCTGACAGGGCCAGACTCACCCTCCCGTCCGGCCTGGAGATCAGGACATCAAGCATCCCTGAAGCAGGACTGGGGGTGTTCAACCATGGAAACACTGTGCCTGCAGGAACCCACTATGGACCTTATGAAGGAGATATCACAGACAAGGAACAAGCCATGGAGAGTGGCTACTCCTGGGTG ATCAACAAGAGCAGACACTGGGACGACTACATCGATGCTGGGAGAGACACTCACTCCAACTGGATGAG gTATGTGAACTGTGCTCGTGGTGAAGAAGAGCAGAATCTGGTGTCCTTCCAGTACAGAGGAGGGATTCTGTACCGCTGCTGTAAGCCCATAGCTGTTGGAGAGGAGCTGTTGGTTTGGTACGGAGAGGAGTACGCCAGAGACCTGGGCATTGTCTTCGACTACCTCTGGGACAAAAAGAGCTCTGCTAAAG ATGTGAACGCTGAGTCGTCCCAGGTCCAGATCTTCTCGTGCTCTGGCTGTCCGTTCTCCTTCACCTCTCAGATCTTCCTCCACAAGCACATAAAGAGAAGTCACCATGATGAGTATGTCAGACTGTTGAGGAGTGGAgagatcagatcagagaatctcaTGTCCTCCAGCAACTCAACACAGCACCATGGAACCACCTCAAGTTCCTCCAACCCAGCTCCCACCAGGAAACAGAGCAAGATGGACAAGCCACGATCAAaccactgctctcagtgtgggaagcgtttcagtcagtcaggagaCTTAAAGACACACCAGCGCACTCACACAGGAGCGAAGCCGTTtcactgctctcagtgtgggaagagtttcactagaggggatagtctcAGAACACACCAGctcactcacacaggagagaagccgtttcactgctctcagtgtgggaagagtttcactaCAGGGGGTAGTCTCAGAACACACCAGctcactcacacaggagagaagccgtttcactgctctcagtgtgggaagagtttcagtcAGTCAGGACATCTAAAGGGACACCAGCgcactcacacaggagagaagccgtttcactgctctcagtgtgggaagagtttcagtcAGTCAGGACATCTAAAGGGACACCAGCgcactcacacaggagagaagccgtttcactgctctcagtgtgggaagagtttcagtcagtcaggagaCTTAAAGACACACCAGctcactcacacaggagagaagccgtttcactgctctcagtgtgggaaGCGTTTCAGTACAGGGGGTAATCTCAGAACACACCAGCgcactcacacaggagagaagctgttccactgctctcagtgtgggaaGCGTTTCACTACAGGGGGTAATCTCAGAACACACCAGCgcactcacacaggagagaagctgttccactgctctcagtgtgggaagagtttcactaCAGGGGATAGTCTCAGAACACACCAGCgcactcacacaggagagaagccgtttcactgctctcagtgtgggaagagtttcagtcAGTCAGGACATCTAAAGGGACACCAGTGTTGTAAAAAGAGTAAAGAAGTGGAACTTTAG
- the LOC124011365 gene encoding histone-lysine N-methyltransferase PRDM9-like isoform X1: MSSSDEDDFHDLKTYFSKMEWTHLVKCEKVRYRNLKRNHLAMLTIGLNSPVPAFMRRSRPKLLNTVPLFAPSDSEEDEWTPRLERCPPASRSFRCPTRRPAASQGVPQPDKPATPATLTVQQPPSGEEAGPSNMGTEPAQPLMEELTEEEVAFLRDGSPADTHSGVQEGLGATEGQSEATPSTSGGEAGSSTKQGACLLHPKPSTSGLSKREWLERQKAELNTYKRSRNLRDRPRITYTEEEVPKDDHYLYCEDCKSFFMEECGVHGPPLFVPDIPAPLGTSDRARLTLPSGLEIRTSSIPEAGLGVFNHGNTVPAGTHYGPYEGDITDKEQAMESGYSWVINKSRHWDDYIDAGRDTHSNWMRYVNCARGEEEQNLVSFQYRGGILYRCCKPIAVGEELLVWYGEEYARDLGIVFDYLWDKKSSAKDVNAESSQVQIFSCSGCPFSFTSQIFLHKHIKRSHHDEYVRLLRSGEIRSENLMSSSNSTQHHGTTSSSSNPAPTRKQSKMDKPRSNHCSQCGKRFSQSGDLKTHQRTHTGAKPFHCSQCGKSFTRGDSLRTHQLTHTGEKPFHCSQCGKSFTTGGSLRTHQLTHTGEKPFHCSQCGKSFSQSGHLKGHQRTHTGEKPFHCSQCGKSFSQSGHLKGHQRTHTGEKPFHCSQCGKSFSQSGDLKTHQLTHTGEKPFHCSQCGKRFSTGGNLRTHQRTHTGEKLFHCSQCGKRFTTGGNLRTHQRTHTGEKLFHCSQCGKSFTTGDSLRTHQRTHTGEKPFHCSQCGKSFSQSGHLKGHQCCKKSKEVEL; encoded by the exons ATGAGTTCTTCGGATGAG GATGATTTCCATGATTTGAAGACCTATTTCTCAAAGATGGAATGGACCCATCTAGTGAAATGTGAGAAAGTGCGGTACAGAAACTTGAAGAGGAACCACCTGGCTATGCTTACTATAG GGCTGAACTCCCCAGTACCTGCGTTTATGAGGAGAAGCAGGCCTAAATTGTTGAACACTGTTCCGCTTTTTGCACCCAGCGACTCAGAGGAGGATGAGTGGACCCCTCGACTGGAGAGATGCCCACCAG CATCCCGGAGCTTCCGATGCCCAACCAGGAGACCAGCAGCATCTCAGGGAGTCCCTCAGCCTGACAAACCAGCCACACCTGCTACACTTACGGTACAG CAGCCCCCCAGTGGCGAGGAGGCAGGACCCAGTAATATGGGGACAGAACCCGCCCAGCCATTAATGGAGGAGCTGACAGAAGAAGAAGTGGCCTTCCTCAGAGACGGCAGCCCAGCAGACACCCACagtggagtacaggaggggctagGAGCCACG GAGGGTCAGAGTGAAGCGACCCCCAGCAccagtggaggggaggcagggagttCCACAAAGCAAGGGGCTTGTTTGTTGCACCCCAAACCATCAACCTCAG GCCTGTCTAAGAGAGAGTGGCTGGAAAGGCAGAAAGCAGAGCTGAACACATACAAGCGCAGCAGAAATCTGAGAGACAGACCAAGAATCACTTACACAGAGGAGGAGGTCCCCAAAGATGATCACTACCTCT actGTGAGGACTGCAAGTCTTTCTTCATGGAGGAGTGTGGGGTCCATGGTCCTCCCCTCTTCGTCCCGGACATCCCTGCCCCTCTAGGAACCTCTGACAGGGCCAGACTCACCCTCCCGTCCGGCCTGGAGATCAGGACATCAAGCATCCCTGAAGCAGGACTGGGGGTGTTCAACCATGGAAACACTGTGCCTGCAGGAACCCACTATGGACCTTATGAAGGAGATATCACAGACAAGGAACAAGCCATGGAGAGTGGCTACTCCTGGGTG ATCAACAAGAGCAGACACTGGGACGACTACATCGATGCTGGGAGAGACACTCACTCCAACTGGATGAG gTATGTGAACTGTGCTCGTGGTGAAGAAGAGCAGAATCTGGTGTCCTTCCAGTACAGAGGAGGGATTCTGTACCGCTGCTGTAAGCCCATAGCTGTTGGAGAGGAGCTGTTGGTTTGGTACGGAGAGGAGTACGCCAGAGACCTGGGCATTGTCTTCGACTACCTCTGGGACAAAAAGAGCTCTGCTAAAG ATGTGAACGCTGAGTCGTCCCAGGTCCAGATCTTCTCGTGCTCTGGCTGTCCGTTCTCCTTCACCTCTCAGATCTTCCTCCACAAGCACATAAAGAGAAGTCACCATGATGAGTATGTCAGACTGTTGAGGAGTGGAgagatcagatcagagaatctcaTGTCCTCCAGCAACTCAACACAGCACCATGGAACCACCTCAAGTTCCTCCAACCCAGCTCCCACCAGGAAACAGAGCAAGATGGACAAGCCACGATCAAaccactgctctcagtgtgggaagcgtttcagtcagtcaggagaCTTAAAGACACACCAGCGCACTCACACAGGAGCGAAGCCGTTtcactgctctcagtgtgggaagagtttcactagaggggatagtctcAGAACACACCAGctcactcacacaggagagaagccgtttcactgctctcagtgtgggaagagtttcactaCAGGGGGTAGTCTCAGAACACACCAGctcactcacacaggagagaagccgtttcactgctctcagtgtgggaagagtttcagtcAGTCAGGACATCTAAAGGGACACCAGCgcactcacacaggagagaagccgtttcactgctctcagtgtgggaagagtttcagtcAGTCAGGACATCTAAAGGGACACCAGCgcactcacacaggagagaagccgtttcactgctctcagtgtgggaagagtttcagtcagtcaggagaCTTAAAGACACACCAGctcactcacacaggagagaagccgtttcactgctctcagtgtgggaaGCGTTTCAGTACAGGGGGTAATCTCAGAACACACCAGCgcactcacacaggagagaagctgttccactgctctcagtgtgggaaGCGTTTCACTACAGGGGGTAATCTCAGAACACACCAGCgcactcacacaggagagaagctgttccactgctctcagtgtgggaagagtttcactaCAGGGGATAGTCTCAGAACACACCAGCgcactcacacaggagagaagccgtttcactgctctcagtgtgggaagagtttcagtcAGTCAGGACATCTAAAGGGACACCAGTGTTGTAAAAAGAGTAAAGAAGTGGAACTTTAG